CTTCACGCGCCCGGCAGCTCGTAGACCAGCGTGAACGTGTGTTTGCCCGCCTCGTCCACGGCGATGTCGGCCGAGCCGGAGATGCCGGCCAGCTCGTCTGCGCCCGAGCCGGGCAGCAGGACCAGCGACAACCCTTCATCGCCAGCCGTGTGCCGGAGAACGAAGCTGCCCTTCCGCCCGTCGACGGAGCCGGTGAAACGCTCGAAGGCGACGTACGCGCGCGACGTCTCGTTCGACGCCGTCAGCATCTCGACCCGGCTGGTCCCCTCGACCGCGCCGGTGAACGTCTTCTCGATCAACACCCGCGCGAACGCCGTGCCACCGGCCTCGTCCTGCGCCTGCGGCTCCCATTTGTCCAGCTCGAAGGCGGCGACGGCGGTCCTGGTCATGCTTCTGCTCCTCTGCCGGTCATTCGGGTCCCGCGCAGTCAACCGCCGATACCTGCCATCTCCTGTCAGGTATCTCAACGCCGCCGGTTGCCGAACAGCCCGCGCGAGAACTCCCGCCCGAGCGAGCTCGCCGCCGAGCGCATGAACGACTTCACCGCCGGGTTGCTCAACACCTGCGAGAGCATGCCCGGCTCTTCCTTCTCCGGCTTGGGCGCGGCCGGCGCCTCGGGTTGCGCAGCCGACTCCGGGGCTGGCACGGCTTTCGCCGCCAACTTCTCGTACGCCGACTCGCGGTCGATCGTCTCCCCGTACTTCGCGTTCAGCTCCGACGACGCCACCGCCGCCCGGATCGCGTCCGCCCCGATCGAGCCCATCTTCGACCGCGGCGCGCGCAGCCGCGTCCACGCGACCGGCGTCGGCGCGCCGCGTTCGGACAGGACGGTGACGATCGCCTCGCCGATCCCGAGCGACGTCAACGCCGTCTCGAGGTCGTAGTGCGGCGACTTCGGATACGTCTTTACCGTGCGCGCCAACGCTTTCTGGTCGTCCGGCGTGAACGCGCGCAACGCGTGCTGCACCCGCGCGCCCAGCTGGGAGAGCACGTTGTTCGGGATGTCGGTCGGCAGCTGCGTGCAGAAGAACACGCCGACACCCTTCGACCGGATGAGCTTCACCGTCTGTTCGATCCGCTCGAGGAACGCCTTCGAGGCGTCGGAGAACAGCAGGTGCGCCTCGTCGAAGAAGAACACCAGCTTCGGCTGGTCGAGGTCGCCCTCCTCGGGCAGCTCCTCGAACAGCTCGGCCAGCAGCCACATCAGGAAAGTCGAGAACAGCGCCGGTTTGGACTGCAGATTGTCCAGCTCCAGCAGCGTGATGACGCCCTTGCCGTCCTGCTGGCGCATCAGGTCGTGGACGTCCAGCTCGGGCTCGCCGAAGAACTCCTCGCCGCCCTGGGCCTCCAGATTGGACAGCGCGCGCAGGATGACGCCCGCCGTCGCCGCGGACACCCCTCCGATGCCCTTGAGGTCTTCTTTGCCCTCGTCGCTGGTCAGATGCGTGATGACCGACCGCAGGTCCTTGGTGTCCAGCAGGGCGAGGCCGCGCTGGTCGGCCCAGTGGAAGATGAGGCCGAGCGTCGATTCCTGCGTCTCGTTGAGCCCCAGCACCTTCGACAGCAGCACCGGCCCGAAGCTGGTGATCGTCGCGCGCACCGGGACGCCGGCGCCGCTGGTGCCGAGCGACAAGAACTGCACCGGACCCGCCGCTGGCGCCCAGTCGTCGCCCAGCTCCGCGGACCGTTTCGCGGTGCGGTCGCTCGCCTCGCCGGGCGCGGACAGGCCGGACAGGTCGCCCTTGACGTCGGCCAGCACCACCGGGACCCCGGCCGCGGACAGCTGTTCGGAGATCAGCTGGAGCGTCTTGGTCTTGCCGGTGCCGGTCGCGCCCGCGACCAGGCCGTGCCGGTTCAGCGTCGCCAGCGGCAGCCGGACCGCGGCCGACGCTTCGGTCTTCCCGTCGATCACCACCGCGCCCAGCTCGACGGCCGCCCCGTCGCTCACGTACCCCTGCGCGATCTCCGCCGCTGGTCCCGACGCTTGCTCGGCCACTGGCCGCACCCCGTTCCGAGTCCGAAATCACACCTCGTTGCACTGGCTGACCGAGCGTAACGCGCCGGAAGCCCAGGTGACGCCGCTGATATCCCCGTGTCGGGTTAGGGTGGTGCGGGTGAACGACCATCTTGTCTGGATCGACTGCGAGATGACGGGGCTGGACCTCGGCAAGGACGCGTTGATCGAAATAGCCGCGCTGGTGACCGACGCCGACCTGAACGTGCTCGGCGAGGGCGTCGACATCGTCATCCACGCCGACGACGCCAAGCTCGACGGCATGCCGCAGGTCGTCCACGACATGCACGCCAAGTCCGGACTCACCGAAGAAGTCCGCGCCTCGACGACCACGCTCGCCGAGGCCGAGCAGCGCGTGCTGGAGTACATCCGCGAATGGGTGCCGGACCCGGCGAGCGCGCCGCTGGCCGGCAACTCGATCGCCACCGACCGCGGCTTCATCGCCCGCGACATGCCGGAACTCGACAGGCACCTGCACTACCGGATGGTCGACGTGTCCTCGGTCAAGGAGCTCGTGCGCCGCTGGTACCCGCGGATCTACTACGCCAAGCCGGAGAAGGGCCTGGCCCACCGCGCGCTCGCGGACATCAAGGAGTCGGTCGGCGAACTCGAGTACTACCGCGCGATCGCCTTCGTCCCCCAGCCCGGCCCGACGAGCGACGAGGCCAAGGCCGCCGCCGCCGAAGTGCTGGAACGCCACCGAGGGTGACCCCCTGAAAATCGCTCGCGGGCACCCGCTAGGATTGCTTCCAGCAAGGTGATCGCGAGATCTTTTGCCAGATGGTGGCTATAGCTCAGCTGGTAGAGCACCTGGTTGTGGTCCAGGAGGTCGCGGGTTCGAGCCCCGTTAGCCACCCGTACGCCCCGGCTTCACCGAGATCCTTTTCGGAGAGGCCGGGGTTTTGTCGTTTCCGGACACTGTGCCAGGTGCCGATGTGGTGCAGGTCACGCCGGGCCACGATCTCGCTCGGGCACTCCAGCATCGTGCTCACAGCGGACGCCGACACGAGCCTGCCTTGTCTGGCTCGTCGCATTGTCGAGGCAACCGCGGCGCCGGTGTTGGAGGCCGCCCGGCAGGCACACCGTGGTCGTGGAGGTCACCGTCCAGGCGCACCCCGGCGAACCCGGCCAGATCGAGATCACGACGCCGACTGCGTCCGGCTTGGTGATCTTGTCGCCGGACGCGGTGCCGCGCAACGGTTCCGTCGGGTGGGGGTAGGCCTGGTAGCAGACGATCGCGTTCGAACAACCGCGGGAGAAAACGACACAGTCGTCGCACGCCCGCTCGGGGTCGCCGTTGTGCTTCTTCTCTGCGTCACCGCGTGCACCCGCAGTTTGGGGCGTCAGCCACCCGCGCGAACGGTGATCCGGCCGATCGAAGGCACCCGAACCGGTTAGCCCGGTAGCGCGCTCGACGCCGGATTCGGCTTCCCCGCGGTTATTCTGGTGCTCGTCCGCGAACTCGACGAGTTCCGCTGACGGCACAGTTCCCGCGTTCCGCAACAGAAACCGGTCGGCCTGATGTGCTATGCCATCGCGGCATTGTTCCTGATACTGGCAGTGGCGAGCATCCGGCGCGACCGGCGGCAGTTCCGCAATGCGGTTCTGCTCGGCCTGTCGGCCGCGTGCCTCGTCCTCGCGCTGCTGATGGAGATGGACCGCCTCCCTTTGCCGGGAGCCGAAGTCGTTTCCGCCGCCGTTCTGCTTTTGCCGTTCGCCACGGTACTGGTGCTCGCCGTTTTCCTGGTGGCGAACGGGGTGACGATGCTGCGGCGGGAGAGCCGAAGCCTGGGGAACCTCCTGTCGCTGCTGACCGGGCTCGGCATGCTGGCGCTCGAGGTACTGCTCGTGACGGCAGACCACACGCAGAACACGGTGGCGGGAGCGATCGGGCTCACCGCGCTGGCCTTGTTCTCCTACCTGGGTTTCCTGTTCTGCTGCTACCTCGGTTATGCCTTTCTCTACAGCCTTCTGCCGCCGCGCTCCGGAGTGGATTTCGTGATCGTGCTCGGCTCCCGGATCATCGGCGGGCGGGTACCGCCACTGCTCGCCAGCCGGCTGGACAAAGCGAAATCCGTCTATCTGGCCGAATGCGCCGCCGGCGCGGACCCGGTGATCATCGCCTCGGGCGGGCAAGGCCCCGGCGAAAGCGAACCGGAGGCGCACGCGATGGCCGAGTACCTCCGCGCCGGAGGTATCCCCGATTCGGCCCTGCTGCGGGAAGACCGTTCGAAAACCACCGAGCAGAACCTGGAATTCAGCCGCCGGCTGATGGCGGAACGCGTTCCCGGCTACCGATGCGTCATCGTCACGAACAACTTCCACGTCCTTCGCACCGCGATCATCGCCCGCGAGGCGGGGGTCAACGGGGAGGTGACCGGTTCCCGCACTTCTTCCTACTACTGGCCCAGCGCGACGATCCGGGAGTTCCTGGCGATTTTCCTGAGGTACCGGACAGTCAACCTCGCGATCACCGGACTGGTCGCCGGCGTCGGTCTCGCCTTCGCCTTCCGCTGACGGCTGCGCAGCACCGGCTCGAGCGAAACGTTTTCGTCGCGGCGAGTCCGAAGAGTGCTCCGAAACTGATCAGCGCGACCTGCGGCCAGGGTGCCGCATCGAAGACCGAGCCGGAGTCCGCAAGCCGCCGTGATCTCGATCAGCGTTCCCGCCCCGGCCGGACCGGGAATGCCGAAGCACTCATCGCGGTGCGCCTGGAGCGACAGGCCGCGCAACGCACTCTTCATGCGGTACTTCTTGTGCAGACCTTCGGCTGTGCGCACAATTCTTGCTGTCATCGGGAGTTCGTCCAGTGTCCTCGCCGGGAACTCCGACGCAGTGCTCCCGGTCCGCGTCCGCCGGATTCGTCTCGGTTACGCCGGTATCCTTTTCGGTCTTGCTCTCCGGTCCGGCAGTGTCCGACTCGGGTGGCCGGCACACGGGGGTGCTGGTGGACGGCGCCGGCGGAGTGGTGGTCGTGCTCGCCGGCGGAGCAGTCGCGGTACTCGGCGTGGTCGTGGTACTCGGCGCCGTCGGCGAAGGGCTCGACGATGCCGGAAGTTCAGTCGGCGCCGGGGCCGCGGGCTTTCCCTCGGTGCGGCTCGGCGGAGTCGGCGTCCCGGTGGAAAGGGGCGGGACCGCGGCCGGCGGCGCCTCCGCGGGTTTGCCCGGCGGCGGCCCGACCGGAGCCTTGCTGTCCGGCAACTGGGCGACCCCGCCGCGGTAGCGGGCCGCCCACGTCAGCACAGTGTCTACATAGGAGTCAGAGTTGTTGTACCGGCGCACCGCGGTCCGCTGGCCCTCATCCGACGACAGATCGAGATTTCCCGAACACAGGTACCGGCCCGCGGCGAGGGTTTCGTCGTAGACGTTGTTCGGGTCGGAAACCCCGTCGCCGTTGCCGTCCGACGCGTACTGGCGCCAGGTGCCGGTGATGAACTGCATCGGGCCGACCGCGTGGTCCCACACCCGGTCGCCGGTGAACGCGCCGCCGTCGCTGGCCGGGATCGCGGCGAATCCGCCGGTTCCGTCGAGTGCCGGGCCGAGAATGCGTTCGACGGTGTTTCCTTTGGCATCGACGTAGCCGCCGCGCGCGTGGCTCGACTCGATGCGGCCGATGCTCGCGAGCAGCGTCCAGTCGAGACGGCACCCCGGCCGTTCCTTGGCCATCAGGTCGGCCGCGTTGCGGTACGCCTTGAGCATGCTGGCCGGGATGCCCAGCGGACCGGGCTCTGCGCTGGAACCGGAGGGCGCCCTCAGCGGCGGGAGACCCGGCGGCTTCGGCAGGCTGCCGTCTACCCCTACCGGGGGATCGGCGCGCTCGGGGCCGAGCATCGGGGAACCCTGTCCGGCCGGGCCTTGCGCAAGAACGACCGGAGCACCCAACTCGCTTGCCGTGACCAACGGCAGCGTCGCGATGAGCCCGCCCGCCAACGCCGTGGCAGCGCGCCACCGCACGGAATGCTCCCGCCTACCAAGCATGTGTTCGCCCTCACTCCCCGTCCCCTCGAACTTAACCCGGGCAACGTTGTCGATCGACTCCGAAATCACACGACATTGCCGGGTAAATCTTCATGTGTCAGGCGACCGCGGTGGCGGCGGAAGACCGCGCGACTCCCCAGCGATCGACGGCTTGAACGACAAGCTGATGCGGACCCGTAGGCAATTTCATCGCGAATTGAGCTCTGAATACGGCCGGCGGGGTCACTGCCATCTGCCGGCCGTCGACAAGAATCCGATATTCCATTACCGGGTCCGCGGGATGCGCCGGCGACGCGCGCCAAGTCGCTTCCGCCCTGCCTGGTCCGGACTGCGTCGCTTTTACGTCGGGCGGCGCGCCGGGGGCAGTGACGAACGATCCGCCCGGACCGGCGGGGAAATCCGGTGCCACTCCGGATGTCCAGTCGTGCCGGGAGTAAGCCGAGGCCGGCGTGAAACCGATGAGCGTCTGGTTGCCGGCCTGATGGCGGACGAAGCCGAGCAGGTCCACCGTCCCGTCCGGCCGGGGTCGCCAGACCGGCCCGCCCGAGTCGCCCGACGCGACGAACGGCGCGGTGCCGCGAAACCAGCACTCCGTCGCGCTCACCGGGCAGTCGGAGGCCAAGGTGCCGCATCGGTAGCCGTGGCCCTGGGCGAACGTGGGGCTGTCCGAAAAGAAACTGCTGTGACACGCGACCGTGCCCGACGGCAGCACGCCGTCGGTGAACGCGGCGGAAACCGTGGCGAGGGAAGGAATCGGCGCAGGTGCGCCAGGCACCACCGCATCCGTGGTGGCAATCCGGAGCAGCGGCGGCAGCGCCCCGGTGCCGATATCGACGAGTGCGGCGCCGTCGCCCTGGTCGCGGCCGGCGGCGTCAGCGGTGGTGTAGGCAACCGTCCCGACCGGCCGGCCAGCCTGGTAGTCGAACATCTGCCCGCCGGGGACGGTGGCGACGTGTCCCACCGTCGCGAGAAAGAACCGCCCGTCCCGGTAGTAGGCTCCGGCCAAGTTGCCGCTGCCGCCTGCTCCCGGCCGGCCGTTCACCAGATTCGCGTAAACCGTCCCGGCGTCCTCGCGTGCCCGGGGACGCTCCTTCGGTTCAGGGGACGGCGCCGGGCGGGACGTCTCCGGCCCGGAGCCGCCGCCAAGGGACAAAATCGCGCCGATGCCACCGGTCACCACCACGGCGAGGACGACGGCGAGGAAGAGGCATCCAGCACTCCCCCGCGCCGCGACAGCCAGCCGCTTCCTCGTCATCTCGCCGCACGAGCACTCGAGGACGCCAGCGCGTAGACGCACCCGCACAGCAGCGGCACACACAGCAGCGCGAGCAGGTCCGCCATGATCATGTGTTTGTAGATCTCGGAGGAACCTTCGGACAGAATCTCCGCGCCGGCCTGGGTGACCGCCGCGATGACCGTAATGACTCCAAGACGCCCGAGTGCTCGCGCAGCCGCCGAGCACGCCGCACGTGCCGCGGTGACCAGGCCGAGCACGAAAGTCAGCGCCAGCAACAACAACAGCACGGCCGGAGCGACGCCCCAGAACCCGAGCACCGAGGTCGCCACGGTGATCCGCTGTTCCTTGGCGAAGGGCTCCTGACCCGCGTCCGCCGGATAAGAACCGAGGTAACCGAGCGTCGGCCGGGTCATGCCTTCGACGGAACGGGACAGCAGCCCCATCCAGCGATCCGGGTGGGTGGCGTAGAACCCGGCGACGGCGCCGATCGAGACCTTGCTGCTGAAGTCGTCCCACTGCGGTCCCCTGGCCACCGAGTTCGGGCTGTCGATCCGGCTGCCCGCGGCCGACGCCAGCCCCGGATCGAGCCCGAACCACTTCAGATCCCCGGCCGGATCCGGGGAGTGCGGCAGCATCTCGACGAAAATCGCGTTGTAGGTGTTCATCGCTTCGAACCGCTGCGGCTGGCTCGACCAGTACCCCAGGCTCCCGGCCAGCACGGCCAGCGCCAGCAGGAGCGTGATCCAGCGCCGCCGGAGCCAGCGCACCGGCCCTCGCTCGCGCCTCGCCGCTTGCCGGAGACCGTGCCGCCCCGTGGCGCGCGGCACGGCGCGGATCGGGGTCCACAGCAATGCCACCACGACCGGAATGACCAGGGACAGCATCTGGGTGGTGGACATGATGGCGAACAACGCGACGACCGTGACCGCGGCGGCTCCGCCGGCCGTGGCGTCTCCGTTGCGCCACATGAACAACAGGGCCACGCTCAGGCCGACGATTCCCAGGAACGCGGCGGGCTCACTGTAGGGCGAGATGAAGAAACCGGCGAACGCGGAGTCCGCGACGATCAGCCCGACCGCCGAGACGAACAGGATCCGGAAACCGAGCGCACCGGGCAGCAGTGGCACGAACAGTCCGAGCGTGACGCCCAGCAGGCAGGCACACACGACGCCGGCAATGCGCAGGTCGATCCCCTGGGCCAGGCCGAAGGTTTCGCCCAGCCACTTGGCAACGGCCAGTATCGCCGCCTGCGTCGAGTAGTACGGCTCACCGGAGCCGTCCGCGCCGCAGGCCTCGCCGTACCACTGGTGGGGTCGCCACAGGTAGTAGAGGAACTTGCTGGACTCGGCGCCCCACGGCCGATCGTTCGCCACCCCGAACGCGCACAGCAGCCGTCGCCCGTCGCCCTGGTCGGCCAGGCCCACGACGCCACCGGCGAACAGGCGTGCGAGCAGGATCGCCGTCCAGCTCACGCCGACCGCCAGGGCGGTCACGATGACCGCGCGCGGTCGCGGAACGCCGGTCAACCGCATGCGCACCCATAGCCGCCCCAATTTCGCGCGCAGCCGCGGCTTTTCCGGACCGGAGTCATCGGCCGTGGGTGCTTCGAGAGCGTGCGTCATGATCGCGCATCCACGGCCAGTGTGCCGGTGGACTGGCGACCGTCCCGCCTGCCGACGGCACATTTCACCGTCTGCTGCCCGTTGACGATGCCCGGGATCGCGACGACGGCCAGCTCCGGGAAATCGCTCAGCGGGCCGCCGAGAAACTCGGTCACGTACGGTTCGCATGGCTGTTCTGGGCTGCCGGGCGCGGCGAGGAGCCAGGCGTTGACTTCCTCGGCGGTGTGCGGCCGGTCGCAGGGCAGCTGTTCGCCGCCGCGCCAGCACACCCGTACCGCCGCCGACGCCGCGGTGGGGAGCACTCCGCGCAGGGGCACCGAGAGCTGCGGGGGCGCGCCGGGGGCCGCAGCGGGAATCGCGTCGCAACGGAAGGTGCGTTCCCCCGCCGCCCATTCCGCCCTGGTCGGTACCCGGGTGAGCAGGCTGACCCCGAAGGAATCGCGTGCGCGCGCACCGAGGTAGCCGCGCAGATCGACCGAATGACAGCGGTCGGCGATGACGGTGTCGAGTTTCTCCACGACGGGCCGTTCCGCCTCCGCCGCGATCGGGCCGTCGAGTCTTCCGACGAAGACAGTTTCGGTCTGGTGCGGCTCGGTGCACGGCACCACCGGCCCGATGTCGCTGGCCGTGTAAAGCTCCTCGGGCGTGGCGATCTTGGCGCAAGACCCCACTTTGCGCGCCGCGGTGGGCACCGTGCCGGCGTACTGGTCGCCCTGGCCGCACCCGCACAGCAGGAGAAGCAAGGCCAGCGCGGCGGCGGTTCTCGCGAGAACTGTGCTCATCTCAGCTGTCCTTGGAGACGGGACCGAGGACATTGACTTCGCGATTGCGCCGCGTTTTGGCCCATCCGTTGTGGCCCCGCACGACACGGCCCAGTGCGCGCCACGCGGTCAGGTAGAACAAATACATCATGAAAGAGAACGCGATTCCCCATCCGATGCAGCGCCACCAGCTGTACGCGCCGCCGGATTGCCGCCGGTAGATCGGGCCCCAAAGCGCGAACTGGGCAATGCCGACCAGCACGTAGATCGCGAAGAGCACGGCCCCGCCGTTGCCGAGGTAGATCATGGTCTGCGCCGGGTAGAGGACGAGGTTGTTCACGAACGCGATGACCGGCAGCGGATAGGTGATCGTGCCGAAAAGCTGCAGCCACGGCTGGGCAAGGAAATAGGACAGCTCCAGCACGCCGACGTTCGAGACCCGGCCGGACCGCCACAGCGTCGGCAGATACCGGATGCACTGCATGGTGCCCTGCGCCCACCGGGTCCGCTGCGCGAGGAAGCGGTCGAGCTGCGGCAGCGCTTCCTGGTCGACCCAGGCGTCGTCGCAGTATTCGGTGCGGAAGCCCGCGAGCAGCACGTGCACGCCCAGCTCGAAGTCCTCCAGCAGCGAACCCCGCCACGGTCCGGAGCCCTCGGCCAGCCGGTCGAGCACGGACAGCCGGGTGAACTGGCCGTTGCCGCCCATGCCGACCGTGCCGACCTTGCGGCGGGAGACCTGCATCGCGGAGATCGCGGTCCGGAATTCGAGGTCCTGCAACCGCACCAGCGTAC
The nucleotide sequence above comes from Amycolatopsis sp. AA4. Encoded proteins:
- a CDS encoding DUF3224 domain-containing protein; its protein translation is MTRTAVAAFELDKWEPQAQDEAGGTAFARVLIEKTFTGAVEGTSRVEMLTASNETSRAYVAFERFTGSVDGRKGSFVLRHTAGDEGLSLVLLPGSGADELAGISGSADIAVDEAGKHTFTLVYELPGA
- a CDS encoding helicase HerA-like domain-containing protein encodes the protein MAEQASGPAAEIAQGYVSDGAAVELGAVVIDGKTEASAAVRLPLATLNRHGLVAGATGTGKTKTLQLISEQLSAAGVPVVLADVKGDLSGLSAPGEASDRTAKRSAELGDDWAPAAGPVQFLSLGTSGAGVPVRATITSFGPVLLSKVLGLNETQESTLGLIFHWADQRGLALLDTKDLRSVITHLTSDEGKEDLKGIGGVSAATAGVILRALSNLEAQGGEEFFGEPELDVHDLMRQQDGKGVITLLELDNLQSKPALFSTFLMWLLAELFEELPEEGDLDQPKLVFFFDEAHLLFSDASKAFLERIEQTVKLIRSKGVGVFFCTQLPTDIPNNVLSQLGARVQHALRAFTPDDQKALARTVKTYPKSPHYDLETALTSLGIGEAIVTVLSERGAPTPVAWTRLRAPRSKMGSIGADAIRAAVASSELNAKYGETIDRESAYEKLAAKAVPAPESAAQPEAPAAPKPEKEEPGMLSQVLSNPAVKSFMRSAASSLGREFSRGLFGNRRR
- the orn gene encoding oligoribonuclease, whose amino-acid sequence is MNDHLVWIDCEMTGLDLGKDALIEIAALVTDADLNVLGEGVDIVIHADDAKLDGMPQVVHDMHAKSGLTEEVRASTTTLAEAEQRVLEYIREWVPDPASAPLAGNSIATDRGFIARDMPELDRHLHYRMVDVSSVKELVRRWYPRIYYAKPEKGLAHRALADIKESVGELEYYRAIAFVPQPGPTSDEAKAAAAEVLERHRG
- a CDS encoding YdcF family protein is translated as MASIRRDRRQFRNAVLLGLSAACLVLALLMEMDRLPLPGAEVVSAAVLLLPFATVLVLAVFLVANGVTMLRRESRSLGNLLSLLTGLGMLALEVLLVTADHTQNTVAGAIGLTALALFSYLGFLFCCYLGYAFLYSLLPPRSGVDFVIVLGSRIIGGRVPPLLASRLDKAKSVYLAECAAGADPVIIASGGQGPGESEPEAHAMAEYLRAGGIPDSALLREDRSKTTEQNLEFSRRLMAERVPGYRCVIVTNNFHVLRTAIIAREAGVNGEVTGSRTSSYYWPSATIREFLAIFLRYRTVNLAITGLVAGVGLAFAFR
- a CDS encoding lytic transglycosylase domain-containing protein, giving the protein MLGRREHSVRWRAATALAGGLIATLPLVTASELGAPVVLAQGPAGQGSPMLGPERADPPVGVDGSLPKPPGLPPLRAPSGSSAEPGPLGIPASMLKAYRNAADLMAKERPGCRLDWTLLASIGRIESSHARGGYVDAKGNTVERILGPALDGTGGFAAIPASDGGAFTGDRVWDHAVGPMQFITGTWRQYASDGNGDGVSDPNNVYDETLAAGRYLCSGNLDLSSDEGQRTAVRRYNNSDSYVDTVLTWAARYRGGVAQLPDSKAPVGPPPGKPAEAPPAAVPPLSTGTPTPPSRTEGKPAAPAPTELPASSSPSPTAPSTTTTPSTATAPPASTTTTPPAPSTSTPVCRPPESDTAGPESKTEKDTGVTETNPADADREHCVGVPGEDTGRTPDDSKNCAHSRRSAQEVPHEECVARPVAPGAPR
- a CDS encoding septum formation family protein — translated: MSTVLARTAAALALLLLLCGCGQGDQYAGTVPTAARKVGSCAKIATPEELYTASDIGPVVPCTEPHQTETVFVGRLDGPIAAEAERPVVEKLDTVIADRCHSVDLRGYLGARARDSFGVSLLTRVPTRAEWAAGERTFRCDAIPAAAPGAPPQLSVPLRGVLPTAASAAVRVCWRGGEQLPCDRPHTAEEVNAWLLAAPGSPEQPCEPYVTEFLGGPLSDFPELAVVAIPGIVNGQQTVKCAVGRRDGRQSTGTLAVDARS
- a CDS encoding glycosyltransferase family 2 protein; translated protein: MFQWTNLLGFATTSALLISGVFLIYVVVLAVTYLRREHYPDGDSRNFDWHFLVPCRDEEAVIGATIAYLRDTFPRAHVWVIDDASEDATGAIVSAHAAADKQVHQVRRQLPDARTGKGDALNAAYRVLSDWIHPSRPRDRCVVVVVDADGRLSRNALEACASDRLFGDDSVGAVQIEVRMINRDVRQPYPDSGRVRNFFGRTLVRLQDLEFRTAISAMQVSRRKVGTVGMGGNGQFTRLSVLDRLAEGSGPWRGSLLEDFELGVHVLLAGFRTEYCDDAWVDQEALPQLDRFLAQRTRWAQGTMQCIRYLPTLWRSGRVSNVGVLELSYFLAQPWLQLFGTITYPLPVIAFVNNLVLYPAQTMIYLGNGGAVLFAIYVLVGIAQFALWGPIYRRQSGGAYSWWRCIGWGIAFSFMMYLFYLTAWRALGRVVRGHNGWAKTRRNREVNVLGPVSKDS